Proteins from a genomic interval of Centroberyx gerrardi isolate f3 chromosome 23, fCenGer3.hap1.cur.20231027, whole genome shotgun sequence:
- the LOC144543533 gene encoding uncharacterized protein LOC144543533 produces MHHEGRTIAGVRINRWGAVMRDYSLIRDNILNCQALMTSTSIQLFDVNHRTLLQWHNERSKAMMRDTVSVAVPGPSAPQEAAEPLSASRALLTEPVQPDQTLAHRLHEDTTGQAVTHRGPLAPTLYELLCATAASSSSDAPSTSAAASSAPTAAASSAPTAAASSAPTAAASSAPTAAASAASAAPTAAASSAASSSAASSSAPTAAAASSQPAVPRSTAWQRKMREQHQQQQSQDEGALLKAPRKTFKHFRCKRCGQPKTKEYGHSRYGGEHFCSWAEGRSVEEWLAEKRRKDP; encoded by the exons ATGCACCATGAGGGCCGTACCATCGCCGGGGTCCGGATCAACCGCTGGGGTGCCGTCATGAGGGATTACAGTCTCATCAGAGACAACATCCTGAACTGCCAGGCCCTCATGACGAGCACCTCCATCCAGCTCTTTGATGTGAACCACCGGACCCTTCTGCAGTG gCACAACGAGAGGAGCAAAGCAATGATGAGGGACACCGTCTCCGTGGCGGTGCCGGGGCCCAGCGCTCCGCAGGAGGCAGCAGAGCCCCTCTCAGCATCGAGGGCTCTGCTGACGGAGCCGGTGCAGCCTGACCAGACTCTGGCCCACCGCCTCCACGAGGACACTACTGGTCAGGCTGTCACCCACAGAGGGCCCCTGGCACCGACCCTCTATGAGCTCCTCTGTGCCACtgcggcctcctcctcctcggacGCCCCTTCCACCTCAGCTGCAGCCTCCTCTGCCCCCACTGCTGCAGCCTCCTCTGCCCCCACCGCTGCTGCCTCCTCTGCCCCCACCGCTGCAGCCTCCTCTGCCCCCACCGCTGCTGCCTCAGCTGCCTCCGCTGCCCCCACCGCTGCGGcctcctctgctgcttcctcctctgctgcttcctcctctgcccccactgctgctgccgcctCCTCTCAGCCAGCGGTGCCGCGCTCCACGGCCTGGCAGAGGAAAATGAGGGAGCAGCACCAGCAACAACAGTCCCAGGATGAGGGTGCTCTCCTCAAGGCACCAAGGAAGACCTTCAAGCACTTCCGGTGCAAGCGCTGTGGCcagccaaaaacaaaagaatatgGCCACAGCCGCTACGGAGGAGAGCACTTCTGCTCCTGGGCTGAAGGCCGCTCGGTGGAGGAATGGCTGgctgagaaaaggaggaaagatcCTTAA